In a genomic window of Neisseria flavescens:
- the plsY gene encoding glycerol-3-phosphate 1-O-acyltransferase PlsY, translated as MFNVLAIIAAYLIGSLSFAVIVSKYYGMDDPRTYGSGNPGATNVLRSGKKKAAALTLLGDAVKGLVAVILARCLQDALNLSDATIALVAIAALVGHMWPIFFNFKGGKGVATALGVLLALSPATALLCALVWLIMAFGFKVSSLAALVATVCAPIFAFFMMPHASWAWATVFIAALVLYRHKSNIQNLIQGKESKIGDKAGKS; from the coding sequence ATGTTCAATGTACTCGCCATTATTGCCGCCTATCTTATCGGCTCCCTGTCTTTTGCCGTCATCGTATCAAAATATTACGGCATGGACGATCCGCGCACTTACGGCTCCGGCAACCCCGGTGCCACCAATGTCTTGCGCAGCGGTAAGAAAAAAGCAGCCGCACTGACTTTGCTCGGCGATGCAGTAAAAGGCTTGGTTGCCGTCATCTTGGCACGCTGTCTACAAGATGCTTTAAATTTGTCTGATGCAACGATAGCCCTGGTTGCCATCGCCGCATTGGTCGGCCATATGTGGCCAATATTTTTCAATTTTAAAGGCGGCAAAGGCGTAGCCACCGCATTGGGCGTCTTGCTCGCCCTCTCCCCTGCAACCGCCCTGCTCTGCGCCTTGGTTTGGCTGATCATGGCATTCGGTTTCAAAGTATCCTCCCTCGCCGCACTGGTCGCCACCGTCTGCGCACCTATCTTCGCCTTCTTCATGATGCCACACGCCTCTTGGGCATGGGCAACCGTATTCATTGCAGCATTGGTGTTGTACCGCCATAAAAGCAATATTCAAAACCTGATTCAAGGCAAAGAAAGCAAAATCGGAGATAAAGCCGGAAAATCTTAA
- the greB gene encoding transcription elongation factor GreB, with amino-acid sequence MSTETKNYITPTGWQALKDELYHLVNKERPEIVQIVNWAASNGDRSENGDYLYGKRRMREIDRRIRFLTKRLEAAVVVDPEAREATDQVFFSATVGLLRGDGREQTVKIVGVDEIDTAKNKISWISPLARSLIKAREGDEVVLDTPEGREVIEILSVEYIKID; translated from the coding sequence ATGAGTACCGAAACCAAAAATTACATTACACCCACCGGTTGGCAGGCACTGAAAGACGAACTTTATCATCTGGTCAACAAAGAACGCCCGGAAATCGTCCAAATCGTTAACTGGGCGGCAAGCAATGGCGACCGCAGCGAGAATGGCGACTATCTTTACGGCAAACGCCGTATGCGCGAAATCGACCGCCGTATCCGCTTCCTAACCAAACGCTTGGAAGCAGCCGTCGTCGTCGACCCTGAAGCGCGTGAAGCCACGGACCAGGTTTTTTTCAGCGCCACTGTTGGCTTATTACGCGGAGACGGTCGTGAACAAACCGTCAAAATCGTCGGCGTAGATGAAATCGATACTGCTAAAAACAAAATCTCATGGATTTCCCCTTTGGCACGCAGCCTGATTAAAGCACGCGAAGGCGATGAAGTTGTCTTGGATACACCGGAAGGACGCGAGGTTATAGAGATTTTATCGGTGGAATATATTAAGATTGACTGA
- the purF gene encoding amidophosphoribosyltransferase produces the protein MCGVLGLVSHEPVNQILYDGLQMLQHRGQDAAGIVTAEGNIFHMHKGKGMVREVFRTRNMRDLVGNAGIAHVRYPTAGNAGSSAEAQPFYVSSPFGIVLAHNGNLTNTEELYENVCNKHLRHVNTSSDSEVLLNVFAHELRREVSKNTAPYQLTIDNIFNAVSEVHRIVRGAYGVVAMIAGYGMVAFRDPHGIRPLVLGSQTDESGKKSYAVASESVAFNALAYDLERDIQPGEAVFVSFDGSIVARQCSDKVKLSPCLFEYVYFARPDSVIDGVSIYQARMDMGVSLAEKIKRELPVDDIDVVMPIPDTSRPSAMELAVHLEKPYREGLIKNRYIGRTFIMPGQATRKKSVRQKLSPMETEFNGKSVLLVDDSIVRGTTSREIVEMVRAAGARKVYIASAAPEVRYPNVYGIDMPTREELIANGRSAAEIAAEIGADGIVFQNLEDLEAVVKALNPKIESFDSSCFNGVYQTGDIDEAYLNRLSTEKSGCGGLKVHPSKMEHSITISDSDDDEE, from the coding sequence ATGTGTGGTGTATTAGGTTTGGTTAGTCATGAGCCGGTCAATCAGATATTATATGATGGTTTGCAGATGTTGCAACACCGTGGTCAGGACGCAGCAGGTATTGTTACTGCCGAAGGCAATATATTTCATATGCACAAGGGCAAAGGCATGGTGCGCGAAGTATTCCGTACCCGCAATATGCGCGACTTGGTCGGTAATGCCGGCATTGCACACGTCCGCTATCCGACTGCAGGCAATGCGGGCAGCAGTGCAGAGGCCCAGCCGTTTTATGTCAGCTCCCCATTCGGCATTGTTTTGGCACACAATGGTAATCTGACCAATACCGAAGAGCTGTATGAAAATGTGTGCAACAAACACCTGCGCCACGTTAATACCAGTTCGGATTCTGAAGTTCTACTCAATGTATTCGCGCATGAATTACGCCGCGAAGTCTCTAAAAATACAGCCCCTTATCAACTCACCATCGACAATATTTTCAACGCCGTTTCCGAAGTACACCGCATAGTGCGCGGCGCATACGGTGTTGTAGCCATGATTGCCGGATATGGCATGGTTGCCTTCCGCGATCCTCACGGTATCCGTCCGTTGGTCTTGGGTTCGCAAACCGATGAATCCGGTAAAAAATCGTATGCTGTTGCCTCTGAATCAGTTGCTTTCAACGCGCTTGCCTATGATTTGGAACGCGATATCCAGCCAGGTGAGGCCGTGTTTGTCAGCTTTGACGGTTCAATCGTGGCGCGTCAATGCAGCGATAAAGTCAAACTCAGCCCTTGTCTCTTTGAATACGTCTATTTCGCGCGTCCCGACTCCGTCATCGACGGCGTATCCATCTATCAGGCGCGTATGGATATGGGCGTTTCTTTGGCGGAAAAAATCAAACGCGAGTTGCCCGTCGACGATATCGATGTTGTGATGCCGATTCCTGATACCAGCCGACCAAGCGCGATGGAGCTTGCCGTTCATCTCGAAAAACCGTATCGCGAAGGTCTGATTAAAAACCGCTATATCGGCCGTACATTTATTATGCCGGGACAAGCAACGCGTAAAAAATCAGTACGCCAAAAACTCAGCCCGATGGAAACCGAGTTTAACGGCAAAAGCGTTTTGTTGGTGGATGATTCCATCGTGCGCGGTACAACCAGCCGTGAAATCGTTGAAATGGTACGCGCGGCAGGCGCACGCAAAGTCTATATTGCTTCTGCGGCTCCCGAAGTGCGCTATCCGAATGTGTACGGTATCGATATGCCGACCCGTGAAGAACTGATTGCAAACGGCCGCAGCGCAGCAGAAATCGCAGCCGAGATTGGCGCAGACGGCATCGTCTTCCAAAACTTAGAAGACTTGGAAGCAGTAGTCAAAGCACTCAATCCAAAAATCGAATCCTTTGATTCTTCATGCTTTAATGGTGTCTATCAAACCGGCGATATCGACGAAGCGTATCTAAACCGTCTCTCTACCGAAAAATCAGGTTGTGGCGGCTTGAAAGTTCATCCAAGCAAAATGGAACACAGCATCACTATCAGCGATAGCGATGATGATGAAGAATAA